The region TCAGTCGGTTAAAGACAAGTCCCTTTTAAAAGACGCTACGTTATATGTAACCTTAGAACCCTGTTCGCATTTTGGAAAAACACCACCCTGTAGCGACCTTATTATTAAGCACAATATCCCTAAAGTTGTTATTGGTACTATTGACGATAATTCGTTAGTTGCAGGAAAAGGTATAGAAAAATTAAAAGCTGCTGGTTGTGAAGTGACTGTTGGCGTTTTAGAACATGAATGCAAACAACACCATAAACGTTTTTTTACATTTCACAATAAAAAACGACCATACATTATATTGAAATGGGCAGAATCGGCAGATGGCTTTCTGTCTCCTAAAACTAAAAATGAACAAAAACCAGTTTGGATTACCAATACATATTCCAGACAATTGGTTCATAAATGGAGAGCCGAAGAACAAGCCATTCTTGTGGGTGCAAACACCGTATTACAAGACAATCCAAGTTTAACCGTACGAGATTGGTCTGGGCTACACCCCACACGTATAGTAATAGATACCTATAATAATTTACCAAAAGATTCAGCTATTTTTAATACTAGTGCCAAAACCATACGATTAACTGAAGCCGATTTAAATACCTCTGAGCCTTTAGCAAAACAAATTTGTAATACCTTATATAAACAGAAAATTACATCTGTAATTATTGAAGGCGGAAGCAAAACCCTTCAAACCTTCATAGATGAAAATCTTTGGGACGAAGCACGCGTATTTTACGGCACAAATTCGTTTTTAGAAGGTACAAAAGCTCCTTTATTTAAAGGTCAATTAATTTCAGAAACAAAACTTTTAAACGATACTTTAAAATATTACATCAATGATTAAAACTATTATATTCGATTTTGGAGACGTTTTTATCAATTTAGATAAAGTCGGTGCACTAGAACAAGCTTTAGTTAATTTTAAACTAGACAGTCTTCCTGAAGACTTAGTACATGTAAATAGTCTTTACGAAATGGGACTGATGGAGACTTCAGAATTTATGGAATTTTATGAGTCTGCTTTCCCCGATGTAACGTCAGAAAAAATACTAGAAATTTGGAACTCTATCTTAAAAGACTTTCCTCACCACCGTTTAGAATTTTTAAAAGCACTGTCTGATAGTAAAAAGTACAAATTAATATTATTAAGCAACACTAACGATTTACACATCGAATTTGTAAAAACTTACGTACCATTTTTTAATGAGTTTAAAAGTTATTTTGATGTCTTTTACTTATCTCACGAAATTAATCTTAGAAAACCCAATGCAGATATTTTTGAATTCGTTTTAAATGAAAATAATTTAATAGCTTCTGAAACTTTATTCGTTGATGATTTAGCCGAAAACACAGCTGCTGCAGAACAGTTAGGCATACATACATGGAACATTAACCCCGAAACAGAAGATGTTACCACCTTATTTGAAACTAAAAAAGAACTATTCAGTTAATATTTGGACATTCAAGACACATACAGAACCATTTTAAAACCCTCTGAAGAAACACTGTTTAAAGAAAAAAACAGTAAGTTTTTTGGATACGCATTTCCTGTAAAAACAGAAGATGATATAAAAGAGCATCTAGAAGCCATTAAGAAACAACACCATTCTGC is a window of Formosa sediminum DNA encoding:
- a CDS encoding HAD family hydrolase, producing MIKTIIFDFGDVFINLDKVGALEQALVNFKLDSLPEDLVHVNSLYEMGLMETSEFMEFYESAFPDVTSEKILEIWNSILKDFPHHRLEFLKALSDSKKYKLILLSNTNDLHIEFVKTYVPFFNEFKSYFDVFYLSHEINLRKPNADIFEFVLNENNLIASETLFVDDLAENTAAAEQLGIHTWNINPETEDVTTLFETKKELFS
- the ribD gene encoding bifunctional diaminohydroxyphosphoribosylaminopyrimidine deaminase/5-amino-6-(5-phosphoribosylamino)uracil reductase RibD, with protein sequence MKIHEKYINRCIEIGENGLGTTRPNPMVGCVIVRNHAIIGEGYTSPYGGPHAEVNAIQSVKDKSLLKDATLYVTLEPCSHFGKTPPCSDLIIKHNIPKVVIGTIDDNSLVAGKGIEKLKAAGCEVTVGVLEHECKQHHKRFFTFHNKKRPYIILKWAESADGFLSPKTKNEQKPVWITNTYSRQLVHKWRAEEQAILVGANTVLQDNPSLTVRDWSGLHPTRIVIDTYNNLPKDSAIFNTSAKTIRLTEADLNTSEPLAKQICNTLYKQKITSVIIEGGSKTLQTFIDENLWDEARVFYGTNSFLEGTKAPLFKGQLISETKLLNDTLKYYIND